In the genome of Arachis stenosperma cultivar V10309 chromosome 2, arast.V10309.gnm1.PFL2, whole genome shotgun sequence, the window CTATTCTTCCATAAAAGATATAGACCTCCGAACAAGTACTAGGATTCTATGCAAAAGTAGTGGTCGAATGACAACTTTCTTTTAAATCTACTAATGTTTACATCCTTAGCTTTAGTTTTCATGAGAAATACTATTGTTAGCCTATATTGTTTACACGAGTTTTTCAGTTCTGCTACTGTTGTGGCGGCCGTCACTCCGCGACAATTCTAACTTAAAATGCTCATGACTGTGGTGGGAGCATGATAAGGATCACCTCCTTAGCCATTCTTCAGTTTCGTATGCTATGGTGATCAATGCCCCTGTTGTTAGTAGTATCTATTTCCTTGCTTCTCTTGTTGATTCTTGATTCCTAGTCATCCTCCGAACCAATTTCTACCGGTTGGAAAGGTTACCATTCTCCCTCTTCCTTTTCAGATTTaaattttcttctatttctatgTTAAGTGTTTCTTTCCAATAGCTTGCTTCCCTGACTGTCGAGTCCTTGCCCTTtctcatcttcatcttcatctatAGCATATTTTCATagaattttttctaaaataaataaaaaaagtattattttcaaaaacaaattatttcaattttaattttcggaatgttttttttttggtttaagATGAGTTTGTCGCACCTCGGCGAACTTCACCTAAATTCTCCCTAAAATccaacaaaattcaaatttcaaagcTATTATCATAATCTCCAAGAGTACATAGGAGTACACAAACAACTAGTATGACTTCTTCAACATCACCGACAACAATGACTACCATTATCATTATCTCTAGAAATATACAGGTACACAAGAATAAGTTATTTAAccagatttttttttattataaactaGAGACGATGATAAGTTCATTGTGAAGCTTAAGAATTCGAGTCAGCCAATTATTTCTGAGAATTCGAAGTGGTCACCGAAATTGAAGGAAACTCTGTTAATATTATGGAGTTTGCCGACGGATATAGCGAACTTgcctaaaattaaaaaaaattgatatttaaagtgaaaataatttctttttaaaaataatattttttttatttatttcagaaaaaaatCCTATTCCCATAATACACTCCTTTGCAGTTAGTGTACATGtgtttttctttctgcttttttccTTCAATTTTACTGGAAGCATCTCTCATGACCCACTTCATTATTTCCGTATTGTCTTCCTAGTATGAAATGTTGAggctttcttttctttttagtcTCCATTTCTTTTCCTGTCAAGCGTGGGATGTTTATTTTAAGATTTGGattctctaaattttgaatttaattttagaaGGTAAAATATGATCTATCATAATTTATTTCATAGATAGGaccaagaaaaaatataaaagagaaaacaTTCAATAATGAGATATCTCACTTTATcatcttaaaataaaaatttaaaatttagaagattCAAATTCTTCATTTTGTGTCCCATGGGCTAAAGCCAATTTCTTCAATGTTGTAAAGCCGCCTGTTCACAATCTCTTCGCCCCTTGGACCTTGAATTCGTGAGCTATTTCCATGAAAGATGGAATGGGCCTCTTCCATGAAAGATGGAATGGGCCTCTTCCAGTTGGAAGACACAATATGTATTTCTCTCCCCTTGTCTACCTGTTTTCTAcaacctttttttatttttttggtctttttcttgtttgtcTTTGACCTCCTTCAGATTGTGGATGACTGACTCGAGAAGAATAATCAAATCAGGATCTTGCCCCACTGTTCCTCTTCCTTCCTCACGTGGGTAAGactctctttctccttctttcttttacCACCCCTAATCTTTATCCCTTACTTTCTAGCTTTTCCTAATGTCATTTCTTCCTCGGATATGTCAATTATCCAGAGGTCATTGCTGCTCTCCTCAGTTCCTTGGTTCTTCCCACTCTCATCTCCCTTGTTTGGTTCCCCACGCGCTCCTTCTTCTTCGTTTGGCGCCTGCTGCCATTCTTCCCTACATTTTTGCAGTGGTCGGACTCCGTCAGTGCTTAGCTTAGCTGTGTATTTGGGCTTAGAAGGATCCCAGCAAGCCATCTCCATGGGTCTGTTACAGTTTTTCTTTTCATGCCCTATAATACCACAATGGAATCAAATGCAGTTTTGAAGTCTTtcatattttactattttagaTTCACCCATACATTTGCTTGATCTCCTTTATCGATCCAAAATCCATTTAGGAGAGGTTTGGTGATGTCAATGGCCACCTTGAACCTGAGGAAATTCCTCTTCAAAGTTCCATCCTCCAGAGAGTCGTCTAACTATTCCGATCAGGTTTCCTATTTCTCTTGTCGTTTCTGCCTTCAATAATTCCATAAGAATCCTGTGTAGTTGAATCCAAAAGTCCATACGGTCATGGCTAACCTCATGGGCAGATTCTCCGTAGTGCCATTCTTGTAGGTTAAACAAATTACCCTTAATGCTCCACGGTCCGCTTTCTTTAAATCTTCTTCCAGCTCTGTTGTCTTTGAAGCTAATGAGAATCGTGTTTCTTCCTACTTCTGAGATAGAGACATCCTTGGTATTGCCCCACATCCAAGTATGGAATTCCTGCTGACCTTGAATCTGACTTCCTTATctagaagaatcttccccaccATGTTGAAACAGTCGGCATTGAATCCTGGGCTTGAGTTGGGTTTGATACTGATGATCTTTCCTTCTATGAAGTCGGTCCCATAGTTATCCATGTTGCTTTCACTGGTCCCGGTGTGGTTATTGGTGATGTAGTTAAGGTGGGTTTGGTAGGGAGATATGCTGTGTTATTCGGTTATAGTTGTTGTGCTTGTTAGGGGTTTCAGTTTGGGATGGTGATGGCTGTTTATTGGTGTCGGTGAGGGTTGGTGAGGAGGTTTGGATAAGACATAGTTTATATTCCTGTTGTTAATGTTGATGTTGTTAAGCTTGTGTATCGATTGAGAAGGGGCCAACACGGTTAAAATTTCAGGGATGATTAAGCTGATGCTGAGCGGTGGGGTCTATGACGGGTTTGGTTTGGATCATTGATACTTGGGGAATGCATTGAAGATGTCTAGAGGTTTAATAGTGTGATTAAAGGACGCTTCTAGGCTTAAAGACGAGGTGCAAATAAAGCATAGAGTTTTAAGCTGGTAAATGCAGGTGGTGTTTGTTTAAAGAACCTAAAGTTCTAAGCTCCTCTCCAGTCAAGAGGGAATTTCCCACTACCAGGGAATCATCACACACGCTTCATTATGCCCAATTAACCTACAGTAGTAACAGAAAGATGGTAACCTGAAGTACACCAAAGCATACCTTTTGTTTGTAAGCATTGTTAAGGATAGGTTTGCGTGCATGTTCTCGTCCAATATCACGAGGGAATAATAGTAGGGCCCTTTTTTCTTGTTGCATGTTGCAGTTATCATTCCGGTCATTTTGAATGGCCTGACTTCAATACGATACATCATCgcaaagaaacaaaattaaacaataaaaaacaaagaatGTAGAAATTTAAATGGAAAAGCAAATTGTCAATCAATCTTTTACAACGTAAATTATACGGAAACTGGTCCCTTCCCTACCCTCATCACTAATAAGTCAATTTCGTCGGAATTTTGTAAAAGCATCAAATATTACAGTTCTAGATCAACCAATGCCTACCATTCTTCTCAAATTATTTGAAGGTAAAAACCATTCTTGTTCACCTAAGATAACACATTATGATTTACCACCAAGTAATCCTAAAGCAGCGCACGGCAACAGTCAGCAACAAAGCCAGAAGTTACAAAAGCACAAAATCAAATCATGTAACAACTTGTTCAAGCCACAAGGCTATGTCATGCTATCTGAAATAGCAAATTGACAACCTGCGCCAAAATATCTTCCCTGACATGATCAGTTTGGGAATAATTAAACATAGTTCTAGAACACAAGTATACGGGTCCTCTAGAACACAAGTATATGGGTAAATCTCACTGCTGCTGTGACCCTGATGCTGATGTTCCAGCTTCAGCTGGTGCAGATCCAGAGCCAACCTGTCCAGACCCTGTTTGTGAAGAACCTGGCTGCATCGGATGATGGTGATATGGTTGATTTGCAGCTGGTGGCTGAGATGGCACCATTTGAGCACTATATGGTGGTGGATATTGCTGATACGGGGGAACTGGTGGCATATAACCATATGGAGGAGGATAATACTGATGAGGAGGCTGATGATGATATTGGccaggaggaggaggaggaggaggcaTCATTGGATGGGTATAATGTTGTTGCATTTGTGGCTTCTCCATACTGGGTTTGTTCTCACCTGATCCACTAGGTCCACCTGGAGGACCCTCTTGAGATGGAATAAGAGCACCCATTCTTTGAGGATCCATTGAAGGGTAATAGCTTCTTTCTTGCTGAGGAGGAGGTGGATTGTTATAGTAAGGCATTCCTTGGCCTAGATCCTGGTTCTGCTGTTGCGATATAACTGCACGAGGCAACAACCCACTGTGAGCCACAGCTGCTTGCTGCCTTGCTTGATCAGAGCCATCCGACTCCGGTTTTGCTGTCTGAGGCCTGCCCCACATCAGCTTTAGCCTTAGGCCTTTAATAACCAGCTTGTTGGATAGTTCTTCGGCTGCCTTTTCTGCACCTTCTCTGGTTGTATAGGTTACAAAAGCACAAGCCCGTTGAAGAACCATTTTTATAGATTCAATTTCACCATGCGCATAGAAGTGATCCCGCAAGTCCTGCTCAGTGACCCTAGCATCAAGTCCACCAACATAAAGGGTTTTGATGCTCTCATCCTCGGGAGCCTCCAGAGAGGTCATCTCTCCAGCCTTGCCAAGTAGCTTCAAAGCCACAGGATCATTGACACTACAGGTTTAGAaacatgaaaagaaaaaaggtgGGTGCATTAAAAGAGTGAAATCTAAACAGTGGGTCATCATGGAGAATAACCAGAACATAAATAGACGAATGCCTGATGAACCATCAACTACCTCCTCAATGATGGACAATCCTCAAATTTATGCTAACGTTAAGGACATTAAAggaaacaataaataaataactggaAGAAACAAGCAATTGAAAGAGACATCATATAAGAAAAACCCATCATCAAATGAGGGAGCCATTAACCATACATACCCATAATAACGatctttaatattttgttgAGACAGCTCCCCAGTTACTGGCATCTCATGCCGATAAGGGCATTCAGCTCCTCTAGTACATTCACCCCTTATGTAGAAACTGCAAATATGTGCCCGGTTTCTTTTGTAATATGGTGTTGTCCTTTGTAGCTTCAAGATAGTATCATTTGGGCGTGCTTTACCATAAGAAGATTCATAATCTATACCAGCTCTAGCCTGCACCATACTACATTCTTAGTACACAGATCATCATTGACTAATGACCTTGTCAAACAACGAACATAattttaaaactcaaactatggcttagtttggtaaaacttttattttttaaaagtagttTATAAAAGCTAGCTTTTAAAAAATAGCTTTTTAAAAAGTGTAGCGTTTATATTTGGTAAatcaaattaagaataatttttaataaacacaAGTAGTAACAATTACGTTTagtaaaatagtttttaaaatttaaaaatactataaaggACATAAATTTAAGTgctaaatttgaaaattagttgatatatgaagttatattagacttttaaattttgaaaagtacaAGTCAACTTTGAAAAGCTCCACCTTAGTTGCTTTTAGAAGTATCTTGATCTTTTAAAAGCTGCAAGCACAAGCACATTGTCTTTTTGATTTACCAAACACAAAAATGAGGAGCTTGTACTTTTAAAAAGCACAAGCACATTTTCGAAAAGTTTTACCAAACCAAGCCTATATTGACTGGAAGCAGTAAAGAAGAAATTATAAACTCTAATAGCCAGTGCAAATGAAGATATGAAAAATCAGAGTTCTATGGTTGACGATTTTGCAAaatcaaaaatcactttatcaTGCTTCAATTAGCAATGCCCTAAGCAAGAAAGTGTAATGAAGCATTTAATATGTAAGGATCACATCAAAAACAACTCGAAAATCCTATAAAACCATGTATGTTGCATGAATTTAGAAGTCACAAAGAAGTAGGAAGATATAATCATGACAATTGTGCTTTCTCTAGGACTCCATTTTCCGTTGAGTGGATTTTGCATCATTTTAATATACAAGAGAATTCAAACAGTTTTGATACAAGCAGTAAAATTCCAGTAACAGTCCATAGACAATACCCATCATAGTAGCAAAAACAGATTTATTTTAAACATGCAAGGATCTATGGAAGGGCTTATTCAATTTAGGTTCAACTCAATAAACCAGAAATTGAAAGATTTGATTAACCTAACCACAATTTATATGCAAACTAAAACAATAAACATAACCTTAGGAGCAAACTATGTAATCATTTAACAAATAGCTGAAAAACATCATTACATTTCCCATTTTCAATTATGTTAACTTATTATCAACTATAGGTATGACTGATAATGAAAAAGTATACCTTGCGGTCGTGCTCTTCAGCAAAATACTCCCTATTGACATCACTTTTTGGAATGGCATCATTGGAATCAATACTGAGAGCTGTGTCACGGACTTGAACTGGCAGCCCGTATTCTAGATCCAGAAGACACACTTGACAGACATTTTTCAACTTGCTACATGTCTGGCAGATCTCAGTCTTTTTATACCTCGCATCCCGACCAGGTCTCCATCTGAAGACAGTAAATGGCCGTGTACAAATCTTGCATTCCTTGTCATACTCAGCTCTTGTCTGCATCCAAATACCCACACGTACAAGACAAAGCAATTAAACAAACAATCAAGTTTCGGTTTAAAACAGCTGACATCTAAAATAAACTCCATTTATTTATGGAAGCCCCCTCACCGGGGCATAAAAATCGGTATGGTGTTGTCCTTATTAACTCCTCTATGGAGAATAAAGTTAATGCTCCATGATAtcagatataataaatataaatatatataccaTTGCACTGGCTCAATAAAGTTATAAATTCAATAATGGACTCTGAAATTCATCATGCCTCCATACTTGCTGAAATATAAAACAAAGGGTAtcttcggttttttttttttttgccccccgggggggggggggggtaaATGGGGTGGAAAGCCAAGCATACCCTAAACCACTACATTTTGTTGTGTTCCAAACCATAAGAATCCAAAATCCTACACTCCAACTAATCAAGCTCAACTCAATTTGATCCTTCCCCTGCTAGTTTATTTTCCCTCACAATTATAGTTTATTTATGGAGAATATAGGTTTATTTAAGGAGAATAAACTATAGGTTATTTAATGAGGTCTCGCAGACCTAACCCAACTTCTCAAGAAACCACAacaaaatgaaatgaaataacAGTATCACATTCCCTTTCATGCTACCTGAAATCTAATAATAATCCTTTCAATATTGGTAAAGTAGAGGAATTGAAAGGAACAGTGTAGAGACGAACCATTCGAACGTAAGGGTTGTCGCCAAGGCAGGACTCGCAGATGATGGGGAAGTCTGCGCGCTCCCACCCGTCAGCTTCATGGTCCCTCAGCAAGCGGTGCGCCATGGACGTCGGATTTCGATTGATTGGATGGACGGTCCTCGATTAGGGTTTGGGGGTTTTGATTCGCAAACAGCTATGCGCTCAACTTTTCTCGGAGAACAGAATGAGGAAAAGCGAATCACCGTAAGAGATTATTGGGCGCGGTTCAAATGCTCCACTTGTAACCTGAAACAATTAAGGTTCAGTGCTCCATTTTATTTAACCGGTGAAAGATAAAGTTAACTTGATGTATATATTTACAATTTAACAGTTCCAGGAAAAAAACAAACACATAAACAAACAAAGAGTCCTAACCGGAGCAAGGGGTCGTAGGACAAAGGACCTACCGGAACTAAGGCAGCGGTGGAAGAACGACACAGCCGAAGAGACGGTATGAAGCAAGGATGACGGCAACGGGAGGAAGCGTAGAGGGCGACGACTGAAACATGGGAAACGGCGGACCCAGACGAAAGCACGGGAGGCGGCAGAGCGAAGGCCAGCGGCGGCAGAGTGAAATGCGCCGTAtcaaaaagagagagagagagaagagaggtgCTGTAGAGGGAGAAGGGAGGACGAGAAGGGGTTGGGATTGGGGTTGGGGTTGGGGTTGCGGTTGGGAGTTGGGAGTGTTAGGGTTAGGATCGGTTCCCCCTTTGGTTATGGGACCCGttcttttaagtttttaaaaaagaaaatgtacGGTGAACCAATGGAATATTTATATAATGTGTATAATGGAGATTTATGaaatattagaaatataattattagtgttatCTTTTTTTCATCAGCTGAAATTTTtaggatgagtggtatcatgacatgataTTAAGACGAGTGGTTATGGGTCcctttttttaagttttaaaaaaaaaagaaaatatagtgagccaatggaatatttgtacaatggGTACAATAGAagtttatggagtattagagatatgtGTTACTTTTCTTTATGAGAtgaagcttttgggatgagaggtattatgacatggtattagaacAAGTGGTTTGTTTATTATCCCtactcggatggttattctaaatAGTATGGGTGATGTTCATTGTGTAATCATATTCGGATGTTTATTATACATTGTACACTTAGACCATTGGCTCCTTAGCagtattctttaaaaaaaacttaataaCCATACCAGGACTCTGGTTTGTCTAGTTCTGATGCAATTTTCCCGGTTTTTGAATTTAGTTGTTATCCGAATAAACTAAGGTTGTGAGAATCGAACCGATCAATGAACCAATAGAATGACTAATTTAATGATTTAATAGtccaataaaaatttaatcgatttaattaaatataaaataaaaatattaaaaacttaatatataatatataattttaaatatttaaatttaattattctaccttaataaaatctaaaacttcacaattttacataataaattatccataatttaatattaaaattttttaaataacttcaaatatcaaaatttataaataaaataaattaaatatatgaaTGACAAACACATAACAAACAAGTTTTCAACTAATCAAAATTTGTCTGGAGAAGAACCCGTTTAAAATTCTCAGACAGCATTATCTTGTGGTTATTGATGACTTTATGATTTATGATTGTTCTATTTTCAACATACTGCCAAAAAATCAACAAATAAATTGAACAATTCTAACAGAATCAGCAAATAAATTGAACAATTCTTCAACATATAATGAAAAAATCAACAAATAAATTGAACAATTTAACagaataaacaaataaattgaACAATTCAACAAAACCAGCAAATAAATTGTTCCACATTCAACAAAATATTCAATTCAACTATTATTCCAGAAAATTAGCAACTTAGAAAAAGGCAATATTAACAAAATCCTTAAACCCTACACAGCAACTCAGAAATAAATTGAACAAGCAGAAATAAATTGAACCAGTAGTGCTTACTGGCAACGAGGGAGAAAGGAAAGTCATGGCGACGGAGGAATGGGAAGAGACGGcgacagaggatgggaagtgaATTCTGACAGAGAGCGAGAGATCACTCAAAGAGGGACGTTGAGCTCGgacaaacacacacacacacatagagagagagagagagagagagagagagagagagagagctcaAAGAAACGACGACCGAGGAAAGTTCGAAGAGACGGTGACACCACAAGCTTGAAAAGACCTTCGTGCGACGGCGAGAAGAGGAACGATGAGAAGAGGGATGGACGAACCTTCCACAGGTGACGATGGTACCCACGGTCTGTCCCGCCAACAGCGATAACACCCTCTAACGGAGGAGACGAATTCAGCCGTTTAGGGTTCTTCCAAAGAGATGGGTGTTTCTGAAAGAGAGTGAATGGCTGAATCATTTTTAGGGTATATTACCAAACTAGTAACCCTAAAAAAACTAATCGGTTTTGGTAATTTTATCAGTTAACTACAGGTTCGGATGGTTTTCAACCCGATTTTTTTACAAGACGGTTTTTAGTGTCAACCGAATCAATCAGATGACCAATTTCTAGTTAACCCGATCGAACTAGTCAGTCCGGTTCGATTTTCAGAACAATGGTATATACCGAATAAAAAAGCGCATTGCTTCCTTATTGGAGCACCAATTTTTTGAATAATGATATAGATGGCTAGTTCTATGgtggaaaaattatttttgggtCTTTTAGGCTGCATTTGAAAGAGAGATTGAGACTGAGAGATAGAGACTGAAAGACAGATACTTATGTACTATTTAGAGTGTATGTTGTGACCCATGTTATATTCGTTAATGGTTTatgttataatatttttaaggagttgacttaaaattataatatgatatataaatttataatataatttaaagtaTACTAAAATATTAGGACATTAtcatatagatatttttttatttgtccaTTAGATTCAACTATACAGGATCTTGAAAATTATACAattatgtaattaattattttttttatataattattatattgaTCATTTACATTACTGAgactatttttaatattaatatttataaatatgttattatttatataattgattgaatcatcttatttatttaaatttaattctattgaattaattattcAAGGTGCCATCGCTATTtctattattaaatttttttttaatattatttaacaattctaataacataataacaattaaaaaaagtaaGACGGTACAAAATTGCAATGACGATAAAATTGAAATACCCGTGATAAAATTATGTTGATAATATACACTTGGGTATTACTAACAACTATGTTAGTAAttacttaaaataaataataaaataagttatagggtattattttatttaaattattaataattaaaagaataaaaggtcagaaaatatttttaaaatagacattaaatttaattttatggtactaatttatttgaattgttaataaaatttataattttcagatttatatcaactttatttatatattttattttattttactttaacaaaaaat includes:
- the LOC130961089 gene encoding zinc finger CCCH domain-containing protein 49-like, whose product is MAHRLLRDHEADGWERADFPIICESCLGDNPYVRMTRAEYDKECKICTRPFTVFRWRPGRDARYKKTEICQTCSKLKNVCQVCLLDLEYGLPVQVRDTALSIDSNDAIPKSDVNREYFAEEHDRKARAGIDYESSYGKARPNDTILKLQRTTPYYKRNRAHICSFYIRGECTRGAECPYRHEMPVTGELSQQNIKDRYYGVNDPVALKLLGKAGEMTSLEAPEDESIKTLYVGGLDARVTEQDLRDHFYAHGEIESIKMVLQRACAFVTYTTREGAEKAAEELSNKLVIKGLRLKLMWGRPQTAKPESDGSDQARQQAAVAHSGLLPRAVISQQQNQDLGQGMPYYNNPPPPQQERSYYPSMDPQRMGALIPSQEGPPGGPSGSGENKPSMEKPQMQQHYTHPMMPPPPPPPGQYHHQPPHQYYPPPYGYMPPVPPYQQYPPPYSAQMVPSQPPAANQPYHHHPMQPGSSQTGSGQVGSGSAPAEAGTSASGSQQQ